A portion of the Bacteroides faecium genome contains these proteins:
- a CDS encoding BACON domain-containing protein, translated as MRYFLFILLAGLLSACSSDDESNAAVTAAKLEVSKNEVKLTNVNGSFTINVTATSEWTAEVTSTGGWLSVSKNSGEGNDDLRLFFTENTDGPKRTGTVKVSMSGAGSTLEQEISVEQLGADPDILFDYSSDPLPFREGTFVCKVVANVEWDLDIAEEYNWIKLKETTPKTRSFATDEVTFAVDANTNQKDRTAVLAFNSVGDYTLQRILKVTQDGVSGKVTIEQDEYIIPYKCRTLVVSAPQGENPVDYDASISETWITQDKRNSTTDEIVLNIEDNSNSPLPRVATVKILDKTLTVFQYGKPDTSIGDDTSASILAFPGAEGGGRFTTGGRGGEIYRVTTLADYNKNETPIEGSLRYGIEKSNQPRTIIFDVSGIIELKRGLYLNEFPNLSIIGQTAPGDGITLKNYNFTFNLAKDPALGAGSSLNAVVRFLRCRPGDQFADYGEDAIGGRYFKDAIIDHVTAGWSVDETLTFYGVRNFTAQWCIASESMNLSNHAKGAHGYGAMFSGDNASFHHILLAHHGSRCPRISDLSAPGTQESYDFTGYFDVRNNVYYNWSGRGQGSYGGKYASFNLTNCYYKPGPATGTNNRSYRILSSDPTARAYINGNYVAGNSITTADNWTKGVWEQFDSSLGNVSDADKQAMKMADYQPYSKVTNHTAAQAYDKVLEYAGASLRRDLIDQRVVREVRDGTYTHIGSKPEEDGKDKQPGIIDTVSDTEGYIAVKSLKPWADTDGDGIPDIWEEAYGLNPNDPGDAWQINSSVDPNGRYPNIEVYFHNLVQHIVYYQNQGGVVMEKK; from the coding sequence ATGAGATATTTTCTATTCATATTGTTGGCAGGACTGTTAAGCGCATGTAGTTCGGATGACGAATCTAATGCTGCTGTAACTGCCGCCAAACTGGAAGTGTCGAAAAACGAGGTAAAGCTGACAAATGTGAACGGCTCGTTCACAATCAACGTGACGGCTACCTCTGAATGGACTGCCGAGGTGACCTCGACAGGTGGCTGGTTGAGTGTATCCAAAAACTCGGGAGAGGGCAACGACGACCTTCGCCTGTTCTTCACCGAGAATACGGACGGTCCCAAACGTACAGGTACGGTAAAAGTTTCAATGTCGGGCGCAGGCTCTACATTGGAACAGGAGATTAGCGTTGAGCAACTCGGAGCCGACCCGGATATTTTGTTCGATTATTCGTCAGACCCCTTGCCGTTCAGGGAAGGCACGTTTGTCTGCAAAGTAGTGGCAAACGTGGAATGGGATTTGGATATAGCCGAAGAATACAACTGGATTAAGTTGAAGGAGACAACACCGAAAACCCGTAGTTTCGCTACTGATGAAGTAACGTTCGCTGTGGATGCCAATACGAACCAGAAAGACAGGACAGCAGTTCTAGCATTCAATTCCGTAGGCGACTACACATTGCAACGCATTTTGAAAGTGACGCAGGACGGAGTAAGTGGTAAGGTAACCATAGAACAGGACGAATACATCATTCCTTATAAATGCCGTACATTGGTTGTCTCCGCTCCACAAGGAGAAAATCCGGTGGATTACGACGCTTCCATATCCGAAACTTGGATTACGCAGGACAAGAGGAATTCTACAACCGACGAAATCGTACTGAATATAGAAGATAACAGTAACAGCCCATTGCCACGTGTGGCAACAGTCAAGATATTGGATAAGACACTTACCGTTTTCCAATACGGAAAACCCGATACAAGCATCGGTGACGACACTTCTGCTTCTATCTTGGCTTTCCCGGGTGCTGAAGGTGGTGGACGTTTTACTACCGGTGGTCGTGGTGGAGAAATCTATCGTGTGACAACGCTGGCAGACTATAATAAAAACGAAACTCCTATCGAGGGAAGTTTGCGTTACGGAATTGAGAAATCCAACCAGCCGCGTACTATTATCTTCGACGTGTCCGGTATCATCGAGCTGAAAAGAGGCCTGTATCTGAACGAATTTCCGAATCTGAGTATCATCGGACAGACAGCACCGGGTGACGGTATCACCTTGAAGAATTACAACTTCACCTTCAACCTCGCTAAAGACCCGGCTCTGGGAGCAGGATCCAGCCTGAATGCCGTTGTCCGCTTCTTACGTTGCCGTCCCGGCGACCAGTTTGCCGATTATGGTGAAGACGCTATCGGCGGCCGTTATTTTAAAGATGCCATTATCGACCACGTTACGGCAGGCTGGAGCGTAGACGAGACATTGACTTTCTATGGGGTGCGGAACTTTACGGCACAATGGTGTATTGCTTCCGAAAGCATGAACCTGTCTAATCACGCCAAGGGCGCTCACGGTTACGGAGCTATGTTCAGTGGTGACAACGCATCGTTCCACCATATCTTACTGGCACACCACGGTAGCCGTTGCCCGCGTATCTCCGATTTGTCCGCTCCCGGCACACAAGAGTCCTACGACTTTACCGGATATTTTGACGTGCGGAACAATGTCTATTACAATTGGAGTGGAAGAGGACAAGGCAGTTACGGCGGAAAATACGCGTCTTTCAATCTTACCAACTGCTACTACAAACCGGGGCCTGCCACCGGAACCAACAACCGCTCTTACCGTATCCTGTCGAGCGACCCTACTGCCAGAGCTTATATCAACGGCAACTATGTAGCAGGCAACTCCATCACAACTGCCGACAATTGGACAAAAGGAGTCTGGGAACAATTCGACTCTTCACTGGGTAATGTTTCCGATGCCGACAAGCAAGCTATGAAGATGGCGGACTATCAGCCTTACAGCAAAGTGACCAATCATACAGCCGCACAAGCTTACGACAAAGTGCTCGAATATGCCGGAGCCTCTCTGCGCAGAGACTTGATAGACCAGCGTGTAGTCCGCGAAGTAAGGGATGGTACTTATACCCATATCGGTTCCAAACCCGAAGAAGATGGCAAGGACAAACAACCCGGAATAATCGACACCGTATCGGATACCGAAGGTTATATCGCCGTGAAGTCATTAAAGCCCTGGGCTGATACGGACGGTGACGGTATCCCCGATATATGGGAAGAGGCTTATGGGCTGAACCCCAACGACCCGGGTGACGCATGGCAAATCAATTCATCGGTCGACCCTAACGGACGCTATCCGAATATCGAAGTTTATTTTCACAATCTGGTGCAGCACATTGTCTACTATCAGAACCAAGGCGGGGTAGTAATGGAAAAGAAATAA
- a CDS encoding SusC/RagA family TonB-linked outer membrane protein produces the protein MNKIIINIFILLWVAVGAMAQNVTVTGTVTDDMGPVIGATVTVQGTSIGATTDLDGKFTLVSVPNVAKAVLIVRYVGMEEAKEPLKGRTSNINIHMKEAVGMLDDVVVIGYGTQKRGNLTGSIASVSGKILEKVQTTSVGEAIVGKLPGVQVTTVDGSPDAEIKILVRGGGSITQDNSPLIILDGFEVSSLNDVPPTDIESIEVLKDAASTAIYGARGANGVILVTTKRPTEGRVVINLNTYVQTKELSKKLDVMDPYEFVLMQYENARQKSSNPTDFNNKYGRAYEHYIYQGNPGTDWQDEVFGSNPVAKYVDLSVNGGTEKAKYKLSFIHQDQPSVMVGNGLKQNNMNASFNFKPFKFLTLEYRTRLLHKEVDGSGTEGVSLLTALRERPTTGLDEYMTLPEDDTYFDPDQLDEVTRFNPIEESEKNYKKRINKSLNTMGAVKWDIIKGMTFRTEFGFENNSEEQRRFWGMGTSNARNNNNQPMAEWSMKQGTKWQLTNVWSYNFMLKDVHNIDLMMGQEIKHNQTTTKTFSTRYLPETITAEKAFDNLSLGTAYQNTSSSDSPSRISSFFGRINYGYNDKYLATVTLRADGSSKFASGNRWGFFPAGALAWRMSNEDFLKDSRVVSNLKLRFSYGISGNDRIDTDLYQKLYRANNNRPAGWGETSHYYYTFYNTKYVYNPDVKWEKTITRNIGLDFGFFKERLSGTIEYYWNTVKDLLVPSDIPGYTGYTKLMTNVGQTSNRGIELQLNAWLVETKDFSLNATFNIGHNKNKIDKLASGEKEWILTSGWRNDVVNSDDYRAYVGGTSGLIYGYVNDGFYTVDDFVSFDAQARTWKLKEGVVDSSPLSDTPRPGNAKFKKLTPVDPNSTNPYQLTEADRTVIGNTTPKFSGGFGLNATYKGFDMNVFFSFMYDFDVLNANKIMLTTWADNKENNFLMDIASNKRWRNFDDMGNEIRYQPEVLAEFNKDATMWNPTSIGRPISMSYAVEDGSFLRLNSATFGYTLPVALTRKVGLNKVRFYVSGNNLFVLTGYSGYDPEVNIATGLTPNIDYNRYPRSRTYTFGAQLTF, from the coding sequence ATGAATAAAATAATCATAAACATATTTATCCTGCTGTGGGTAGCGGTGGGTGCTATGGCACAGAATGTTACCGTGACCGGTACGGTGACCGATGACATGGGGCCGGTGATTGGTGCCACAGTGACGGTGCAAGGCACTTCGATAGGTGCCACAACCGATTTGGATGGTAAATTTACATTGGTTAGTGTGCCCAATGTAGCCAAAGCCGTGTTGATAGTTCGCTATGTAGGTATGGAAGAGGCAAAGGAACCGTTGAAGGGACGTACCTCGAACATTAATATTCATATGAAAGAAGCAGTCGGCATGTTGGACGATGTGGTGGTTATCGGTTACGGTACACAGAAAAGAGGTAACCTGACCGGTTCTATTGCCAGCGTATCCGGCAAGATACTGGAGAAAGTACAGACCACTTCTGTCGGCGAAGCTATCGTCGGTAAGTTGCCGGGCGTGCAGGTGACCACTGTAGACGGTTCTCCCGATGCTGAAATCAAGATTCTGGTACGTGGCGGCGGTTCTATCACACAAGATAACAGCCCGCTTATCATACTGGACGGATTCGAAGTAAGCAGTTTGAATGATGTTCCCCCTACCGATATCGAGTCTATCGAGGTATTGAAAGACGCGGCTTCTACCGCTATCTATGGTGCGCGTGGCGCTAACGGTGTAATCCTGGTAACGACCAAGCGTCCCACCGAAGGGCGGGTCGTTATCAATCTGAACACTTACGTACAGACCAAAGAGTTGTCTAAAAAGCTCGACGTGATGGATCCTTACGAATTTGTGCTGATGCAATATGAAAACGCCCGCCAGAAAAGTTCTAACCCTACGGATTTTAATAATAAATACGGACGTGCTTACGAGCACTACATCTATCAGGGCAACCCCGGAACCGATTGGCAGGACGAAGTGTTCGGCTCCAATCCGGTGGCGAAGTATGTAGACCTTAGCGTGAACGGCGGTACGGAGAAAGCCAAATACAAACTTTCCTTTATCCATCAAGACCAGCCGAGCGTGATGGTAGGCAATGGCTTGAAGCAAAATAATATGAATGCTTCTTTCAACTTCAAACCTTTCAAATTCTTGACCCTGGAATATCGCACACGTTTGTTGCACAAGGAAGTGGACGGTTCGGGAACGGAAGGCGTCAGCTTGCTGACAGCCTTGCGCGAAAGACCTACCACCGGGCTGGACGAATATATGACGCTTCCTGAAGACGATACCTATTTTGACCCCGACCAACTGGACGAAGTAACCCGTTTCAATCCGATAGAAGAATCGGAAAAAAACTATAAAAAGAGAATCAACAAGTCTCTCAATACGATGGGTGCCGTTAAATGGGACATTATAAAAGGTATGACTTTTCGCACCGAGTTCGGTTTTGAGAACAATTCGGAAGAGCAACGCCGCTTCTGGGGCATGGGTACTAGTAATGCCCGCAATAACAACAACCAGCCTATGGCTGAATGGAGTATGAAGCAAGGCACCAAGTGGCAGCTTACCAATGTGTGGAGTTACAACTTCATGTTGAAAGATGTACATAACATTGACCTGATGATGGGGCAGGAAATCAAGCATAACCAAACGACCACCAAGACTTTCTCTACCCGTTATCTTCCTGAAACTATCACGGCGGAAAAAGCATTTGATAATCTGTCACTGGGTACTGCTTATCAGAATACCTCGTCATCCGATTCTCCTTCACGCATATCCTCTTTCTTCGGTCGTATCAACTATGGTTATAATGATAAATACTTGGCTACGGTGACGTTGCGTGCCGACGGTTCTTCCAAGTTCGCGTCCGGCAACCGTTGGGGATTCTTCCCGGCAGGGGCATTGGCATGGCGTATGTCCAACGAAGATTTCCTGAAAGATAGTCGTGTAGTGTCCAACTTGAAACTGAGATTCAGTTACGGTATTTCCGGTAACGACCGTATTGATACCGACCTTTATCAGAAATTGTATCGTGCCAACAATAACCGTCCGGCAGGGTGGGGTGAAACAAGCCATTACTACTACACATTCTATAACACCAAATATGTGTACAATCCCGATGTGAAGTGGGAAAAGACCATTACACGCAATATCGGTCTTGACTTCGGCTTCTTCAAAGAACGTCTCAGCGGTACTATCGAATACTACTGGAATACGGTAAAAGACCTGTTAGTGCCTTCGGACATTCCCGGTTACACAGGCTATACCAAACTGATGACCAACGTCGGACAGACATCGAACCGCGGTATCGAACTCCAGTTGAATGCCTGGCTGGTAGAGACGAAAGACTTCTCGCTGAACGCTACCTTCAATATCGGTCACAACAAAAACAAGATTGATAAGCTGGCAAGCGGCGAAAAGGAATGGATACTTACTTCGGGCTGGAGAAACGACGTTGTGAATTCCGACGACTACCGTGCCTATGTAGGCGGTACAAGTGGTCTGATTTACGGATACGTGAACGACGGCTTTTATACCGTAGACGACTTTGTATCTTTCGATGCGCAAGCCCGTACATGGAAACTGAAAGAGGGTGTGGTCGATTCAAGTCCGTTGTCCGACACTCCGCGTCCCGGTAATGCCAAGTTCAAGAAACTGACTCCGGTAGACCCCAACAGCACCAATCCTTATCAGTTGACGGAAGCCGACCGTACCGTTATTGGTAACACTACTCCGAAGTTCTCGGGCGGTTTTGGTCTGAACGCTACTTACAAAGGATTTGATATGAATGTGTTCTTCAGCTTCATGTATGATTTCGACGTATTGAATGCCAACAAAATCATGCTGACTACCTGGGCGGACAATAAGGAAAACAACTTCCTGATGGATATAGCTTCTAACAAACGCTGGCGCAACTTCGACGATATGGGGAACGAAATTCGTTACCAGCCGGAAGTGCTGGCAGAGTTCAATAAGGATGCTACGATGTGGAATCCTACTTCTATCGGACGACCTATCAGTATGTCGTATGCCGTGGAAGACGGTTCGTTCCTGCGCCTTAATTCGGCTACCTTCGGCTATACTTTGCCTGTTGCATTGACGAGGAAAGTAGGTCTGAACAAAGTGCGTTTCTACGTATCGGGCAACAACCTGTTTGTCCTTACCGGATATAGCGGCTATGACCCCGAAGTGAACATCGCCACCGGTCTGACACCGAATATTGACTACAACCGTTATCCGCGCAGCCGCACTTATACCTTCGGCGCACAGTTGACTTTTTAA
- a CDS encoding RagB/SusD family nutrient uptake outer membrane protein, with the protein MNKKLIYSLIAGTLFSLASCDDFLDVQPASGFTPEYVFSSESEMKALMTRIYSSMTEDGLYGSNLASGLNTNTDVEMSSFKNNTVNTNGSDIGCFDSRPTWAVLNNTWNNLYYAINYANDFLQAVQESPLFDTQITSGVAPTETQQMYGEVKTLRAMLYLDLIRTWGDVVFVTEPTESTDDFFSLGTTDRNVILEYLINDLIAVEPMMKYAADLDYGVERASREYCQALIGQLALYRGGWTLRADKDDVTHVGYMERGDNFEHYYGIAVTYLGKVIKEGKHDFTQSFENLWVNECNWKTANNDDVLFAVPMLKSVTSRYGYNIGVTIAEGKHAYGSARNYVTFCGTYIYSFDKDDLRRDMTCVPYKYDKDLNQEIDMGVAGMGAGKWSKLYMQSPLGASSGSNTGINSVRMRFADVLLMYAEAVNELYGPRDDAKEALKRVRRRAFDAAQWTDKVESYVERLTNEADFFQAIMDERKWEFGGEGIRKYDLARWNKYGEVIYNLYNEMSNWGLVANGTYVPGIEKVPANIYYKQVADPEHPDRKILDIVGIDEYGPGVGRPAGYTVLEYALGWLVLNKETQVYETLDAISWSFRGFINKNNDKSVKPTDPVRYLCPYPSKVITDHRGLIRNYYGY; encoded by the coding sequence ATGAATAAGAAACTGATATACTCACTCATTGCCGGAACCCTGTTTTCCCTGGCATCTTGCGATGATTTCCTGGACGTGCAGCCGGCTTCCGGCTTTACTCCCGAGTACGTATTCTCCAGCGAATCGGAGATGAAAGCGTTGATGACGCGCATCTACTCTTCCATGACGGAAGACGGATTGTACGGAAGCAATCTTGCCAGTGGCTTGAATACGAATACCGATGTGGAGATGAGCTCTTTCAAGAACAACACGGTCAATACCAACGGTTCTGATATCGGCTGCTTTGACTCCCGTCCCACATGGGCGGTGTTGAACAATACCTGGAACAATTTATATTACGCCATCAACTATGCCAACGACTTTTTGCAGGCTGTGCAGGAGTCACCGTTGTTTGATACCCAAATAACCAGTGGTGTAGCTCCTACGGAGACACAGCAGATGTACGGGGAAGTGAAGACACTTCGTGCCATGCTCTATCTGGACTTGATTCGCACATGGGGCGACGTGGTGTTTGTCACGGAGCCTACAGAATCTACCGACGACTTTTTCAGTCTGGGCACTACCGACCGCAATGTTATTTTAGAATATCTGATAAACGACTTGATAGCCGTAGAGCCGATGATGAAATATGCCGCTGATTTGGATTATGGCGTGGAACGTGCTTCCCGTGAATATTGTCAGGCGCTTATCGGGCAACTCGCTCTTTATCGTGGCGGTTGGACGCTTCGTGCCGACAAGGATGATGTGACTCATGTGGGCTACATGGAACGTGGCGATAACTTTGAACACTACTACGGGATTGCCGTCACCTATCTGGGCAAAGTGATTAAAGAGGGCAAGCATGACTTTACCCAAAGTTTTGAAAATTTATGGGTGAACGAGTGTAACTGGAAAACAGCCAACAATGATGATGTACTGTTCGCCGTTCCGATGTTGAAGAGCGTCACCAGCCGTTACGGCTATAATATCGGTGTCACTATTGCGGAAGGCAAGCATGCCTATGGCAGTGCCCGCAACTATGTGACTTTCTGCGGAACTTACATCTATTCATTTGATAAGGACGACCTGCGCCGCGACATGACTTGCGTGCCTTATAAATATGATAAAGACTTGAATCAGGAGATTGATATGGGCGTAGCCGGCATGGGAGCCGGGAAATGGTCAAAGCTCTATATGCAATCCCCGCTGGGTGCTTCCAGTGGTTCCAATACGGGAATCAATAGCGTGCGTATGCGCTTTGCCGATGTACTGCTGATGTACGCTGAGGCTGTAAACGAACTCTACGGACCGCGCGATGATGCCAAAGAAGCGTTGAAGCGTGTCCGCCGCCGTGCTTTCGATGCGGCTCAATGGACGGATAAGGTAGAGAGTTATGTGGAAAGGCTGACCAATGAAGCGGATTTCTTCCAGGCTATCATGGACGAGCGCAAGTGGGAGTTTGGCGGAGAAGGTATCCGCAAGTACGACCTCGCACGTTGGAACAAGTACGGTGAAGTGATTTATAACCTTTATAACGAGATGAGTAATTGGGGACTGGTGGCAAACGGGACTTATGTGCCGGGTATAGAGAAAGTGCCAGCCAATATCTACTACAAGCAGGTGGCAGACCCCGAACATCCCGATAGAAAGATATTGGATATTGTAGGTATTGATGAATACGGGCCCGGTGTGGGGCGTCCTGCCGGATATACGGTATTGGAATATGCGTTGGGATGGTTGGTATTGAATAAGGAAACACAGGTTTACGAAACGCTGGACGCCATTTCCTGGAGCTTCCGTGGATTTATCAACAAGAACAATGATAAATCGGTGAAACCTACCGACCCTGTGAGATACCTGTGTCCTTATCCTTCAAAGGTCATAACGGACCACCGCGGATTGATTCGGAACTATTATGGATACTAA
- a CDS encoding DUF5123 domain-containing protein, which produces MIKLLQRLATAMLPALLCGTLLVGCEEDDKYTKVDDLFQPRFVLEKPEVKGNSVTMVWYKVNEATSYTVELHQDQYYNSLFMEIETTEPYVFVDDIPYGTTFYIRVRSNAPKATNNSQWSYVSASTEARPEYAKLVEDVSKTEITESSAVIRWKKDNKQNPVDSISIMPMMDTTLPGVSRYLTIEEMMQGYAEVDGLTKNTLYAVNLYDTGKPRKYDKPYNQVTFRTAGPSAMSIQVGLDDDLSAMLLNNDIDPEVPEGTEYYLPAGSSYRVTPFALMKGFRLAGSRDGVKPVVILEGSWDVAAGSYIASLEFDNIEFRHEANNNYFMNAGSTYTIENVSFVNCDFISLRRGFWRHKEANAKYVMNFEMEGCRFEGCGWQTSAFGMINLQSFDKTNGVSHDQFDRAIFRNCTFSNDNDGTSGYGWGNLFYAPYMDKPIHLEYKNVTIYNYSRNQRLINIESAVGSELVLQGILLASPCGDLYAIGANTTTTFSDNYTTADYALGGSKMSATDLEVTADELFADPANGDLTIKDSSSPIVSSRAGDTRWLP; this is translated from the coding sequence ATGATAAAGTTATTACAAAGACTTGCAACGGCTATGCTGCCCGCCCTATTGTGCGGTACTCTGCTTGTGGGCTGCGAGGAAGATGATAAATATACTAAAGTGGACGACCTCTTCCAACCCCGGTTTGTATTGGAGAAACCGGAAGTGAAAGGAAACTCGGTGACAATGGTATGGTATAAAGTGAACGAAGCCACCTCTTATACGGTGGAGCTTCATCAAGACCAATATTACAATAGTCTGTTTATGGAGATAGAGACGACCGAACCTTACGTGTTCGTCGATGATATTCCTTACGGGACGACTTTCTATATCCGTGTGCGCAGCAATGCTCCCAAAGCTACCAACAACTCGCAGTGGAGCTACGTCAGCGCCTCTACCGAAGCGCGTCCAGAGTATGCCAAGTTGGTGGAAGATGTTTCCAAAACTGAGATTACGGAATCATCGGCTGTGATTCGCTGGAAGAAAGACAATAAACAGAATCCGGTGGATAGTATCAGTATCATGCCTATGATGGATACCACACTGCCCGGCGTCAGCCGCTACCTCACTATTGAAGAGATGATGCAGGGATATGCCGAAGTGGACGGCTTGACCAAAAACACGCTGTATGCCGTCAATCTGTATGACACCGGCAAACCGCGTAAGTATGACAAGCCCTACAATCAGGTGACGTTCCGCACAGCCGGGCCGTCGGCCATGTCTATACAGGTAGGTTTGGATGATGACTTGTCCGCCATGTTGCTGAATAACGACATTGACCCTGAAGTGCCCGAAGGTACGGAATATTACCTGCCGGCAGGTTCTTCCTACCGTGTCACTCCGTTTGCCCTGATGAAAGGCTTCCGCTTGGCGGGTAGTCGCGATGGGGTTAAGCCTGTGGTTATTTTAGAAGGCAGTTGGGACGTTGCAGCCGGTTCTTATATCGCTAGTCTCGAATTTGATAATATCGAGTTCCGGCATGAAGCAAACAATAATTACTTTATGAATGCTGGTAGTACATATACAATAGAGAATGTCAGCTTTGTAAATTGTGACTTCATAAGTCTGCGTCGTGGTTTTTGGCGTCATAAAGAAGCTAATGCCAAGTACGTTATGAACTTTGAGATGGAAGGATGCCGTTTTGAAGGTTGCGGATGGCAAACCAGTGCATTTGGTATGATTAATCTTCAGTCCTTTGACAAAACCAATGGAGTATCTCATGACCAGTTTGACCGTGCTATCTTCCGCAACTGTACGTTCAGCAATGATAATGACGGAACCAGCGGGTATGGTTGGGGTAATCTCTTCTATGCACCTTATATGGATAAGCCTATCCACTTGGAGTATAAGAATGTGACTATCTACAATTACAGCCGCAACCAACGTCTGATTAACATCGAATCCGCCGTAGGCTCCGAATTGGTATTGCAGGGTATTTTGCTGGCGTCTCCTTGTGGCGACCTGTATGCTATCGGTGCGAATACCACTACCACGTTCTCTGACAACTATACCACAGCAGATTATGCGTTGGGTGGCAGTAAGATGAGTGCAACCGACCTTGAAGTTACGGCAGACGAACTCTTTGCCGACCCTGCTAATGGAGACTTGACGATTAAGGACAGTTCTTCTCCGATAGTAAGCAGCCGTGCAGGAGATACGCGTTGGTTACCTTAA
- a CDS encoding fimbrillin family protein, with protein sequence MNLKTFVLLAVAGTMAVACSEVNESSFTDGDGQKRLSSISSGNDRFSTRLNSETSEWESGDAIGIYMFDTEDKNVLNDALNVKYATVGEGRTVNFSSNPGIAIYDMPTNFVAYYPYNTAANVIDVTAALYKVDLSDQSDGVSAHDLMWAKAANQSTESLLAGGLAFTFHHQLVLLRVNITNENVSSVTSVTVGGMNTTATFNLIDGTLGNMDTQKSIDLQKTGDKSFIGIMLPAEELVNKLSLTIMADGGKYQYTVPEGSRIDKFIAGNEYTFNINVGKETSGEIGGGNGGNTPWGDGGSEDGDGDKVSENEAIPADYAQKAVTAETDLSTVLSGASGKAALVFAANAEGYTFSDAIVVPEAVTELLLIGDTEEQVKVNLKQIQYNKLQKIALNNLDITGDNSTALLTNNETAQLSADAVIELKKCNFSTMKTVCDWPDGDNGAQNLLSAVLIDDCQFVNMKSVFNYYGSKAITITNSTLYNMTERAVYVKDANNVAVTVENCTLVGLTATPFESRYNNGNLYYKNNVSACFVDRNPNIGYKMNVQEFSGNYAAASEDGKYAVVNVHGNPIDTNAFPNAWVSTSMTVSELFEDAASGNFKLKIDAQAGDPRWYKNAR encoded by the coding sequence ATGAATCTGAAAACATTTGTTCTTTTAGCCGTTGCCGGCACTATGGCGGTAGCATGTAGCGAAGTTAATGAGAGTTCTTTTACGGATGGCGACGGTCAGAAAAGACTTAGTTCTATCAGTTCGGGCAACGACCGTTTCTCTACACGGTTGAATAGCGAAACCAGTGAGTGGGAGAGTGGTGATGCCATAGGTATATATATGTTCGACACGGAAGACAAGAATGTATTGAACGATGCCCTTAATGTAAAATATGCCACAGTGGGCGAAGGACGTACCGTGAATTTCTCGTCCAATCCGGGAATAGCTATCTATGATATGCCTACCAACTTCGTAGCTTATTATCCCTATAATACGGCTGCGAATGTGATTGATGTCACGGCAGCGCTTTATAAAGTAGACCTGAGCGACCAGTCCGACGGTGTCTCTGCCCACGATTTAATGTGGGCAAAGGCTGCCAACCAATCTACGGAATCCCTGTTGGCGGGTGGACTGGCGTTTACTTTCCATCATCAGTTGGTGCTTTTGCGTGTAAATATAACGAATGAGAATGTATCGAGTGTGACAAGCGTAACAGTAGGCGGTATGAATACGACTGCCACTTTCAACCTGATAGACGGTACGTTGGGCAATATGGATACACAGAAGTCTATTGATTTGCAGAAAACAGGCGATAAGTCATTTATCGGTATCATGCTGCCTGCCGAAGAACTGGTAAACAAACTGTCTCTTACCATTATGGCAGACGGCGGCAAGTATCAGTACACCGTGCCCGAAGGCAGCCGGATAGATAAGTTTATAGCTGGCAATGAATACACTTTCAATATCAATGTGGGTAAGGAAACTAGCGGAGAAATCGGTGGCGGTAATGGTGGCAACACTCCTTGGGGTGATGGTGGAAGCGAAGACGGCGACGGTGACAAAGTATCCGAGAATGAAGCTATCCCTGCCGACTATGCTCAGAAAGCGGTTACTGCGGAAACAGACTTGTCGACAGTATTGTCCGGTGCTTCCGGCAAGGCTGCGTTAGTGTTTGCTGCCAATGCGGAAGGTTATACCTTTAGCGATGCAATCGTAGTGCCCGAAGCTGTGACAGAGTTGTTGCTGATTGGTGATACCGAAGAACAGGTGAAAGTGAATCTGAAACAAATCCAATATAATAAACTTCAAAAGATTGCATTGAATAATCTGGATATTACAGGTGATAACTCAACCGCCTTATTGACAAACAATGAAACGGCTCAACTCTCGGCTGATGCTGTCATAGAGTTGAAGAAGTGCAACTTCTCTACGATGAAGACTGTTTGCGACTGGCCGGATGGAGATAATGGAGCACAAAACCTGCTTTCCGCTGTACTCATCGACGACTGCCAGTTTGTAAATATGAAAAGCGTATTCAACTATTATGGTTCTAAAGCAATCACTATCACCAATTCTACACTTTACAATATGACAGAGCGTGCTGTTTACGTAAAAGATGCGAATAATGTAGCCGTAACTGTGGAGAACTGTACCTTGGTCGGTTTGACTGCAACTCCTTTTGAAAGCAGATATAACAATGGTAATTTATACTACAAGAATAATGTTTCGGCTTGTTTCGTAGATAGGAATCCTAATATCGGGTATAAGATGAATGTGCAAGAGTTTTCCGGCAACTATGCGGCAGCTTCCGAAGATGGAAAATATGCAGTAGTGAATGTACACGGGAACCCGATAGATACGAATGCCTTCCCTAATGCTTGGGTAAGTACCTCGATGACCGTCTCCGAACTCTTTGAAGACGCTGCAAGCGGTAACTTCAAACTTAAGATTGACGCACAGGCAGGCGACCCGCGTTGGTACAAGAATGCCCGGTAA